One window from the genome of Brettanomyces bruxellensis chromosome 2, complete sequence encodes:
- the FUN12 gene encoding eukaryotic translation initiation factor 5B (BUSCO:EOG092610ZY) codes for MGRKNKKNNNNNDYWDTEFEEDAEANNSSAVVSGDENNADAAEAEKAKNKQDEKRRRRKRRRRRKLQTTVIKSKKEKERERKEQKRGKRKGTKAAAEKKAAEKNAKAQEEASAKKEDTKSEPKGKKEEVKAEKKPAGKKKTTTSKKSKKGKKVPAGLALLKKQMELRKKAAEEAKNAEEEEKKRLEEEEKKREEEEKAREEAKKLKKEKEKAKIAQLKKEGKYLTKKQRRERAIAAKRREFLLKSSNIHVSGVAVKDGELMKVAEAGKKNDEKEKEREKERKKREIKQANEKKKAEEAAASKKTEDEKKAAEEASKNEVVDDWEKLAAGDEVADSWEDLLDGEETTETAEVSKKTEKKEQKAETAKPVDEYSITKKDASKEVEKPAKKSKGKKSSSPEPKAAPEKKELRSPICCILGHVDAGKTKLLDKIRQTNVQGGEAGGITQQIGATYFPVDALRKKTEVMQKFEKLTYDVPGLLVIDTPGHESFTNLRSRGSSLCNIAILVVDITHGLQQQTLESLRLLRDRKAPFVVALNKVDRLYNWKAIPNNSFRDSFTRQEASVQNEFENRFNEIKVQLAEQGLNSELYYKNSNMARYVSIVPTSATTGEGVPDLLWLLLELTQKRMNKQLRYLSGVQATILEVKVVEGLGTTIDVILSNGVLHEGDRIVLCGLNGPIATNIRALLTPPPSRELRIKSEYVHHKEVKAALGVKISADNLEKAVAGSRLLVVGPDDDEDEMKDLVMDDLTGLLDSVDPTGNGVVVQASTLGSLEALLSFLKDMKIPVMSIGLGPVYRKDVLKAVTMLKKAPEYAVMLCFDVRIDKEAEQYADEQNIRIFNSNIIYHLFDEFTAYQKELLEKKREENKDKAVFPCVMKTIQIINKRNPMIIGVDVLDGVVKVGTPIGTVKVDPATNRRVKLVLGKVISMEINHEPRESVRKGDTSAGVAIRLEGDASQPIWGRHVDEHDPLYSMISRETIDTLKDPAFRSTVPREDWFLIKKLKGVLDIE; via the exons ATGGGtagaaagaacaagaagaataataataacaacGACTACTGGGATACAGAGTTCGAAGAAGATGCTGAAGCTAACAATTCTTCAGCTGTTGTTTCTGGCGACGAAAATAATGCTGATGCAGCTGAAGCAGAA aaagcaaagaacAAGCAGGacgaaaaaagaagaaggaggaagaggagaagaagaagaaagctgcAAACAACAGTGATCAAGtcgaagaaagaaaaggaaagggaaagaaaagagc AGAAGAGAGGCAAGAGAAAGGGCACAAAAGCAGcagctgaaaaaaaggcGGCTGAGAAGAATGCCAAGGCTCAGGAGGAGGCATCAGCAAAGAAGGAAGATACCAAGTCTGAGccaaaaggaaagaaagaggaagtgAAGGCAGAGAAAAAGCCAGCaggcaaaaagaagacCACTACGTCgaagaagagcaagaaaggaaagaaggTTCCAGCTGGTTTAGCactgttgaagaagcagatgGAGCTGAGAAAGAAGGCAGCggaagaagcaaagaatgcagaagaggaagagaagaagagattggaagaggaggagaagaagagagaagaagaagaaaaggccCGCGAAGAGGctaagaaattgaaaaaggagaaagagaaagctaAAATTGCCCAACTGAAGAAGGAAGGTAAGTACCTGACAAAGAAACAAAGGCGTGAAAGAGCAATTGCTGCCAAGAGAAGAGAGTTCTTGCTTaaatcttcaaatattcatGTCTCCGGTGTTGCTGTCAAGGATGGCGAGCTGATGAAGGTTGCCGAGGCTGGTAAGAAGAACgatgagaaggagaaggagagagaaaaggagagaaagaagcgtgaaataaagcaagctaatgagaaaaagaaggctgAAGAAGCGGCAGCTTCTAAAAAGACTGAGGACGAGAAAAAGGCTGCCGAAGAAGCCTCAAAGAATGAAGTGGTTGATGACTGGGAAAAACTTGCTGCTGGTGATGAAGTCGCAGACAGTTGGGAAGATCTTCTGGATGGTGAAGAGACAACTGAGACTGCTGAAGTTTCCAAAAAGactgaaaagaaggagcaGAAGGCCGAAACTGCTAAGCCAGTGGATGAGTACAGTATTACAAAAAAGGATGCTTCAAAGGAGGTCGAGAAGCCAGCCAAAAAGAgcaaggggaaaaaatcaaGCAGTCCAGAACCAAAAGCAGcaccagaaaagaaagaattaCGTTCTCCTATCTGTTGTATCTTGGGTCACGTTGATGCTGGTAAGACGAAGCTTTTGGATAAGATCAGACAGACTAACGTCCAAGGCGGTGAAGCTGGTGGTATCACACAACAAATTGGTGCCACTTACTTCCCCGTTGACGCTCTTCGTAAAAAGACCGAGGTTATGCAGAAGTTCGAGAAGTTGACGTACGATGTTCCAGGTTTGTTGGTTATCGACACTCCAGGTCACGAGTCGTTCACCAATTTGAGAAGTAGAGGTTCTTCTCTTTGTAACATCGCTATTTTGGTGGTAGATATTACACATGGTTTACAGCAGCAGACACTGGAGTCTCTTCGTTTGCTTAGAGACCGTAAGGCTCCATTTGTGGTTGCCTTGAACAAGGTCGATCGTCTTTACAACTGGAAGGCCATTCCAAACAACAGTTTCAGGGATTCGTTCACCAGACAGGAGGCCTCAGTGCAGAATGAGTTCGAGAATCGGTTTAACGAAATTAAGGTGCAGTTGGCAGAGCAAGGCTTGAACTCTGAGCTTTACTACAAGAACTCGAACATGGCTAGATATGTCAGTATCGTTCCAACTTCTGCCACTACCGGTGAAGGTGTTCCGGACTTGCTTTGGTTGTTACTTGAGCTTACTCAAAAGAGAATGAACAAGCAGTTGCGTTATCTTTCGGGCGTTCAGGCCACTATCTTGGAGGTTAAGGTTGTTGAAGGTCTCGGAACCACTATCGATGTCATTCTCTCAAACGGTGTTTTGCACGAAGGTGACAGAATTGTCCTTTGTGGCCTAAATGGTCCAATAGCGACGAACATCAGGGCCCTTTTGACGCCTCCTCCATCGAGAGAGTTGCGTATAAAATCGGAGTATGTCCATCATAAAGAGGTTAAGGCTGCTTTGGGTGTCAAGATCTCCGCAGATAACTTGGAAAAAGCTGTTGCTGGTTCCAGATTGCTTGTTGTCGGcccagatgatgatgaggatgagatGAAGGACCTCGTCATGGATGATTTGACTGGTTTGCTCGATTCCGTTGATCCAACAGGAAACGGTGTTGTTGTCCAGGCTTCCACCTTGGGTTCCTTGGAAGCTCTTTTGAGTTTCCTAAAGGATATGAAGATTCCAGTTATGTCTATCGGATTGGGACCTGTGTATAGAAAGGATGTTTTAAAGGCAGTGACAATGCTTAAGAAGGCTCCAGAGTATGCGGTTATGCTCTGTTTCGATGTCAGGATTGATAAAGAAGCTGAGCAATATGCTGACGAACAGAACATTCGTATCTTCAACTCGAACATCATCTACCACTTATTTGATGAGTTCACAGCATACCAGAAGGAACTTttagagaagaagagagagGAGAATAAGGATAAGGCTGTCTTCCCTTGTGTCATGAAGACCATTCAGATCATCAACAAGCGTAATCCTATGATCATTGGTGTCGATGTTCTGGATGGTGTTGTTAAGGTTGGAACGCCAATCGGTACTGTTAAGGTTGATCCTGCCACTAACAGAAGAGTCAAACTTGTTCTCGGTAAGGTTATCTCGATGGAGATTAACCATGAACCCCGTGAATCGGTTAGAAAAGGAGATACCTCTGCAGGTGTTGCTATTAGATTAGAAGGAGACGCTTCTCAACCAATTTGGGGCCGTCATGTTGACGAACATGATCCTCTTTACTCCATGATTTCAAGAGAGACAATTGATACTTTGAAAGATCCAGCTTTCAGAAGTACCGTGCCGAGGGAAGACTGGTTTTTGattaagaaattgaaaggCGTTTTAGACATTGAATAG